The Raphanus sativus cultivar WK10039 chromosome 2, ASM80110v3, whole genome shotgun sequence DNA segment AGGGTCTGATGAAACACCATGAAGAAATAGTAGAATACTTCAAAACCAGAGGCGTCTCTTCAATTTTCCTCTTCAGAAGAAACTTATTGCGCCGCATGATATCAGTACTCGCAAACTCTTATGACAGAGACGCCAAGCTATTAAACGGGACGCACAAATCTCACGTCCATTCGCCCAAAGAGGCTGAGATACTTGCGGGTTACAAACCAATGATCAACACAACGCTTTTGATAACAGAACTGAAGAAGATTCAGGAAACGACTATTAAAGCATTGGCTTACTTTAATACCACTCGACATATTCTTCTCTACTACGAAGATGTTGTCGACAACCGCATTGTGGTTTGTTACATCTAACTCCTTTGGAAACTAGATAAACTCAGTGATTGTGTCTTATGTGCTAAATATGAGTTTTGAACGCAGAGACTAGACGATGTTCAAGAGTTTCTAAAGGTCCCAAAACGTGAGTTAAAGAGTCGGCAAGTGAAGATTCATCGAGGTTCATTGTCACAACATGTAGAGAACTGGGAAGAAGTTCAAACCACATTAAAAGGAACAAGTTTTGAAAACTTTTTGCGCCAAGATTTTTAAGTTTCTTACATACATCACAAAACAAACCTTGTAGAAAATTTTtggtcagttttttttttattataaaaagatctCAGTGCTATAAGTTATGGCAGTGATAATAGTTACTCAAGAAGATCCAAGTAAAACTTCATTGGCCAAAAGATTGTTAATTTCTTGGATAAAACAAGAATTTGAAGGTTTATACCCATTCAAGGtcaaatcattaaaaaaaaaagctttactTCGCATAAAAATGTTGATAAGAACTCCAGAACTGTTAAAAACGAGTTTAATTCCGACAAAACCACATGTTTCCTTCGGACCGGATGCTAACTTGAGAGTGATTGATTTAAACCGAAAGAAACAGGCGTGCCAGTTTCAACATATTATTTCAATTTGGCCCCTTAAAACATACAATTTGctaattctaaacccaaaacaaaatgaaaaatacgAAAAACCCccaaataaagataaaatgTGCAAAAGTCACTGACGACGGAAACAACCCCCGAAGATTTGCCCCGAGACTCTCGAGATGGAGGAGAAACGACGCGATGCTGGAACCCTAGCTTCGGCCGGGAGCTCCGGAGATTCTCCGGCATCCGAGCCGACGCCTCGTCGCCGCGTGAAACGAAAAGCCAACGCCCTCGGGACCTCCTCCAATTCCTCATCCACATCCTCGAAGCGGATGCTGACGCGCGAGAAGGCGATGCTCGCGTCTTTCTCCTCCCCGGTCCACAACGGACCTCTGACCAGAGCTCGACAGGCGCCCAGCAACATGCCGTCCGCGGCCGAGGCGAAGTCGGAGCTGGTGAATCCCGCCGCCGACGGCGGGGAGAAGccgaaggaggaggaggagaggaacAAAGCGATCCGTGAGTGGGAGGCGCTTGAGGCTAAGATCGAATCCGATTTCGAGGCGGTTAGATCTCGCGGAAGTAATGTTCATGTGGTGCCTAATCACTGCGGTTAGTTAGTTCCTTTCCTTCTTCCTAATTGAATCTAAGGACACGTGGCGATGAATAGATGATGCTCATAGTCCATAAGCTTTATGTTAACATTGAGCTGGCGTGTCGTTTGCTATAGGTTGGTTCTCATGGGAAACGATTCACCCGGTTGAAGAGCGTTCGTTGCCTTCTTTCTTTAACGGCAAGTTGGAGAGTCGAAGTCCCGAGGTTTACAGGGAGATACGGGATTGGATCATGAGGAAGTTTCATTCCGATCCAAACGCGCAGATAGAAGCAAAAGACTTAACAGAAGTCGAGGTTGGAGACTCGGAAGCTAAGCAGGAGGTGATGGAGTTCTTGGACTACTGGGGCTTAATCAATTTTCACCCTTTCCCAGATGCTAGTGATGCTTCAGGGGTGGATGATGATAAGGAGTCTTTGCTTAACAGTTTATACCGATTCCAAGTAGATGAGGCGACGGCTCGCCCTGCTTTTGTTTCAAAGCCTCCTCGTCTCACAGCACAAGCTACACCGTCAGGGCTGTTCCCAGATCCcatggctgctgctgctgctgatgacTCGCTGAAGCAAGAAGGTCCAGCGGTGGAATATCACTGCAACTCTTGTTCTGCTGATTGTTCTCTCAAGCGCTACCACTGCCCGAAACAGGTGTTTTTGTCactttatttttactttccTTCCTGTCCTTAGTAAAATGATGTTTTTCATGAGATATGCTAATACTGAGGATTTTGACAGGCAGATTTTGACTTATGCACGGAATGCTTTGACAGTGGCAAGTTCAGTTCAGACATGTCATCTTCCGACTTTATACTATTGGAGCCGGCTAAGGATCCTGGCGTTGGTAGTGGGAAGTGGACTGATCAAGAgactcttcttctccttgaagGTATAGAGATCTTTAAGGAAAACTGGAGTGAGATTGCGGAGCATGTTgctacaaaaacaaaagctCAGTGTATgcttcattttcttcaaatgccAATCGAGGATGCATTTCTTGATCAAACTGACCAAAAAGATCCAAGTGCAAAAGACACTACGGATGTAGCTGTGTCTAAAGATGAGAAATCTGTTCTAAAAGATGCACctgaagagaaagagaaagagaatgcGAATCCTGTTGTTGAAGTTGAAACTGTGAAGGAAGCTCCGGAGAAAGAAGATGTCAACGAAGGAAAGGTAGTTCCTCAGGAGTCTTCAAAGCCTGGAGATGCGAGTGAAGAAACTAATGAAGTGGAACCCGACAAGAAAACGCCCGAGGTAGAAACCGTCGTTGATGAAAGATGTAAAGATGAGGCTGATGAGAACATTGCTCTGAAAGCTCTGACTGAAGCTTTTGAAGACGTTGGTTATCCCATCACACCCGAAGCCCCCTTATCCTTTGCTGATTTGGGAAATCCTGTCATGGGCCTGGTATGTTGTGATGTCAAACAGAAAATTTGCTGGAACGGTGATTGAGaggagatttaaaaaaaaattcataaattcacCCTGTTCCCTTTctgatcttattttttttaaattcgatAGGCAGCTTTTCTGGTAAGATTGGCGGGATCTGACGTTGCTACGGCTTCAGCCCGAGCTTCCGTCAAATCTCTTAACAGCAATTCTGGGTTGTTGCTTGCCACAAGACATTGTTTTGTTCTCGAGGATCCACCAGAAAACAACAAGGACTTAACTGAATCAAAAAGGTTCCACACTTGTTTTAATATCCGATaatgtttttcaattttgtgTTATTGTTTCTTCTCAATATGGGTGAAGATATTGGTTGTTGTTTCTTAAATCTGAAACTAGCAAAACATTTGCAGTGTGGATGCAGTGGGGAACGATAATAATGCCCATACAGATGAgcagcaaaaagaaaaaagccaGAAAGCAGAAGATGTCTCCTCGAATTCAGATACTGATCCAGGCAAAGCAAGTCAGGACTCAGTCTCTGAAGAAAAGCAACCGGGTTCTGAAGGACAAAAAGTATCTAGTAATGCAGCCGCAACTAAAAATGCTGTGAAACCACCGGATATTATTAGTACATTGCAGGACAAAGGTTCAGGGAAGAAGCTCAAAAAACCTTTAAAGGATGGGGATAAGCTTTCTAGCAAAAATAAAGCTGCCTCTCAAGCAACTGTCTCCAAGGCAGCTGCAGATGTTTCTCAGCCAGAAGCATCAAAAGATGTGGAGATGAAGGAAGCATCACAGTCCGAGAAGGATCCTCAAGATATGGTCAAAACTGCAGGAGAGGAGGCTGAGCAGGCTAAGGAGGGTGCAAAGGATGTTCGTAGTATGCCAGACACGTCTGTTGCAGAGAAGGCCATTGGATCAGCTTCTGTACCGGAAAATGGAACAGCTGGTTGTCTTTCTCTCTCTGTAACATTAGAAAATGGACCTGCATTGCATGATTCTCTTATATCTTATTTGGTTTGTTGTTTAAACATTGTTTGCAGGTGAAAATCCTAATAAAGAGGGAAGTAAAGAGAAGGATGTTTGTAAAGGGACAAAAGACGAACATAACACTGATAAGCTTAAGCGTGCAGCTATCTCTGCTCTCTCAGCTGCAGCAGTAAAGGCAAAGCATCTTGCGAAGCTTGAAGAAGATCAAATCCGACAACTTTCTGGATCATTGATAGAGAAGCAGGTAGAAATATCGTTCAAGTGTATGCACCTTTGATAGTGCCGTATTGTTCAGGGGTTGTAACTTAATAATGGGGTTTTTTTTGTGTATGCCTAAGCAGTTACATAAACTAGAAGCAAAGCTATCTATCTTCAACGACGCTGAAAGCGTGACAGCGAGGGTAAGAGAGCAATTAGAAAGGTCAAGGCAACGGCTATACCATGAAAGAGCACAGATCATAGCGGCTCGTCTCGGTGCCCCACCTTCAGTATCCTCAAAAGCATCATTACCAGCAAACAGAATTGCTGCAAATTTTGCTAATGTGGCTCAGAGACCTCCCATCGGCATGACCTTTCCACGCCCACCAATGCCAAGACCTCCAGGACCAGGTACATGAACTTTATCATTCCCTGTTCCTGAAGTTCAGATCCAGCTCCAGGTTCAGACAGTTGTTTCTTCGGTTTAGTGGTTCCACATGATAGTGTTCAGATTCGCGGGGTAGCTCcttatgttatatttgtaaGACCAGGTACATTGTCCCACCTATTTCGGCTTCAACCTATGAGCTTGGTTTATTTTTCTGGAGATTTGATTTATCGGACTTACGTAGGAGACGAAGTTAGTTAAGGGTTGTAGACCCATCAGTTAATGTTTAATGTAAGCGACAAATGGAACATGTGGAGATATGTGAATGTGTTTTATTTATGGTTCTATGAACACTGAGCAGCGATATAAGATTCTGCAGAAGGTTTTTGAATGTTATATGGATTACGCATATACACAAAGTTGGAGCCTCGTGGCTTCTTCTTTCTCCGACATGATCTTTTAGTAGAGTTTTCATGTAGCTATTaccatattattatatatcaaactCAAAAGTCCAATAACCTTTACGTGTGATCGTTCCTAAGGTAACCGACGTTATAAGCTAAACATTCGCCCTCTCCAGTGTCGTTAGCGAACTCTTTGCCAATGAACTAAACATTCTCTCTTTAACTACTTTCAAAAAAATCCTGTTCTCATTAAATTCCCCATTAAATTTTGGTCTTGGGGATATCAGTGAACTTGTATCTCCAATCTCAAACCGGTTGGAGTATTAATCTAAACCGGTTGGTCACAGTGTTTGATCAAACTTCAAACGGCACACGCATGCAAAAGCAGAGGCTATGGTTGTTCTTGAAAGATATCAAATATAGATGATAGATggtagagaaagagagagagagagaggctttGCTTCTAATTATAGTTAAAACTGTTCATTTGTTTCAGAAGAGATCTCCTCGTTCGTAGGAGAAGCTATttctcaaacccaaatagaGAATCCATCACGATTCCAATCTCTCTCTAACTTTCCAACAATCTTCTCATCACCAAGTTCGGTATGAATGTCTCCAAGTTGTAAGTTTTGAATCGCATAAAGCTATTTGTGTTTTGCTTGGAATACAAGGCTGTTGCGTCCAAGATCACCGGGGACAAAGGTTTCTCCGTCGTTGAGAAACCTTTCACCGAGAAAAACAACACATCATAGTCATGGCGGACGCACCCGTGGATTCACCTCCTGCCCCGGAAACTCCCAATGCAGGTACAGGCTCGCCATCAAATGACACATCACCACCAGCACCTCCTGTTTCATCCCCACCTTcccctgattctgctcctccaCCTGCTAACAACAGCTCAGCTTCTACACCGCCGCCTGCACCGCCCAGCCAAGAAGCCTCACCTCCTCCATCGCCTCCACCTTCACCGCCTGCTCCAGTTAATCCGCCACCGAAAACTCCAGAGAATCCTTCTCCACCCTCCCCTGAAGGCAAAACTCCGGTAACTCCACCTGCACCGCCTCAAGCACCGGCCAACCAGTCACCCCCTTTACAAAGACCATCCCCTCCTTCTCCTATTGCCAATGATGACCGTAACAGAACCAATGGCGGCAGCAATAGTGGTAACAACAGAGACGGTTCTCCACCGTCTCCACCGTTTCCACCGTCAGGGAACAGAAACTCTAGCGAGGGTGACTCACTGTCACCGCCTCGGTCAATAAGCCCTCCTCGGAGCAGTGGAGGTTCAGactcaccatcatcatcatcaactcCAGGAGAAGATCATCAACAAGCCAATGTTGGACTGATTATTGGAGTCCTTGTGGGAGCAGGgctactgcttcttctcctAGTGCTTATTTGCATCTGttgcaagaagaaaaagaagaaacgtGATCCTCAAGTCAACCACATGCACTACTACAATAACAGTCCCTATGGAGCACCTAATGGTAAATCACATGTTTTTAATTCAATCAATGACTATTAGGCAATTTAGAAGCTAAAGGAGTTGTTGCATAGTGTAGGCAATGGTGGTTATTACAACAACGGAACACCTCAAGATCATGTGGTCAATATGGCCGGAGGTGGAAACTGGGGCCCACAGCAACCTGTGTCTGGTCCTCATAGTGACAGTTCCAACTTTACCGGTCCAACACCGTCGCCTCCTCAAGCTGCGACTCTTGGTCACAACCAAAGCACTTTCACCTACGATGAACTCTCCACTGCAACAGAAGGTTTCGCTCAGTCTAACTTGCTAGGACAAGGAGGGTTTGGGTATGTTCACAAAGGGGTTTTGCCTGGTGGCAAAGAAGTTGCGGTGAAGAGTCTTAAATCTGGAAGTGGACAAGGAGAACGCGAGTTTCAAGCAGAGGTTGAGATCATTAGCCGTGTCCATCATCGTCATCTTGTCTCTCTTGTTGGATATTGCATCTCTGGTGGTCAAAGGCTTTTGGTTTACGAGTTTTTACCTAATAACACTCTTGAGTTCCATCTTTACGGTAACATTCATCTAAACATAACATAATCACTTTTAAAAGTATGGTTTCTCTTTTACTCAAATAACATGGTTGATATTTCAGGTAAAGGTCGTCCTGTTTTGGATTGGTCAATACGAGTGAAGATTGCATTGGGATCAGCTAGAGGACTTGCATATTTGCATGAAGACTGTAAGAAAATCTTAACCTCACACCAATTCCACTTTCTATGTCAAGCCCTCCTCTATAATGAATTAaagatttgtatatatttacatGAATGATCTAGGTCATCCTAAAATTATCCATAGAGATATCAAAGCTGCAaacattcttcttgatttcAGTTTTGAAACCAAGGTACATTATATATGTTTGACCCTTGTATTGATTGCTATTTACTTTTCGTATCTCTTGTGTTGATGCGTAAATCAATCTACATATATGCACAGGTTGCAGATTTTGGACTAGCTAAGCTGTCTCAAGACAACTATACTCATGTCTCTACTCGTGTCATGGGAACATTCGGGTAAAGCAGCTTTGAACTGTCGTAACACATTTGCATATAACGCATTTATTCACTCTGTTTTACACGTCATGATGTTTCTTTGGTTCAGGTACTTAGCTCCAGAGTATGCGTCAAGCGGAAAGTTATCTGACAAATCTGATGTTTTCTCATTTGGAGTAATGCTTCTTGAGCTTATAACCGGACGACCTCCAGTGGATCTCACTGGAGAAATGGAAGATAGTTTGGTAGATTGGGTAAGTCCATAGGCTCTTCGGTTTACTTGTTTAATCCTCCAAACACTTgcaaaaaaaactaatgttaCTATTTGTTTTGCAGGCAAGGCCTCTGTGTATGAAAGCAGCTCAAGATGGAGATTACAGCCAATTAGCAGATCCTCGTCTAGAGTCAAACTACAATCAACAAGAGATGGTTCAAATGGCTTCTTGTGCAGCTGCAGCCATCAGACACTCTGCAAGAAGACGACCTAAGATGAGCCAggtaaaaataaagaaacacgTCTTAGTTAGTTCTTTGGTTATTAATCAGTCACAATCTTGATGACATTACTAACGAAGTTATGTATACAAATGAAAGATTGTAAGAGCACTGGAAGGAGATATGTCAATTGAGGATCTAAACGACGGGGGAAGACCAGGACAAAGCACGTATTTGAGCCCAGGAGGCATGACCTCAGAGTATGACGCAAGTTCGTACAGTGCAGACATGAAGAAAATAAGGAAGTTAGCATTAGAGACAAAAGAGTATCAGAGCAGTGAGTACGGTGCAACAAGTGAGTATGGTTTGCATCCATCTGCTTCAAGTAGTGAAGAGATGCATACAGGTTCAATGAGACGCAATCCTCAGCTTTAGAGACACGCACACATTCTCATTTTGCCTCTCATATTTTGTTAAGGCAGTTTGTTCCTTGGTTGTTTCATTCTGCATCAAAGAATAGCAGTTTGAAAAAGTccaaattattatgttttttttcttaattaggagccaaagaaaaagaagagactaTACTATAGTGTATTTTGTAGTACAGAGCCTTGAGCCATATAATTCTGGTTTTGTAATGATACGCCAAAtcagtatttttattatatgtttatcgtttttgttgttgtattaAATAACTCagtctattttaaaattaaatttaaaatgtaaaataattttgaaaaataaatattggaTAAAGATCAAAAACTGTAGAAGCCCTTTGGTCTGTGCACAAAAagttcattaatatttttacatgaGAATGTTTTACAAGAGATGTTCGGCGTGACGTACCGTCAAGAATAGATTTTATAGAGTAATTCGTAATGATGCAATCAGATGTAAATCTTCATACGACATACAATTTCCTTCTAAATCTCTTATATTTTCTTCAAATCCTATCAATTGCAAATTTTTCTATCTCGCGTTAAcatctattattattattgtttacaATTCGAAAAGTTATGGACGTTGGATGTTTGTTTGACACGTCAATGATAAAGCATGTCATACAATTAACACATATTTTAACCCGTTGACCTGTACGAATCCCTCGCCcttttggaaagaaaaaaaaacgagtagtaagaaaatagtaatatagCATCCAgtcccacaaaaaaaaaacagcaaaaaGTTTTACCAATTAAACATTTCTTCTTTCTAAAACTGCCACTAAACTCTAGAAATAGGAAAGAAAGATAGCCTACAAATAAATAGTTCGAAAACATTAACAATGATCctttaagaaaaaacaaatgatactataaattcataaatattattttcattacaaaaactaatgaaaattttaagaatGATATATTATAAgggaaataaaagaaaatatattctattaaatctAAATCATGACGTATTGATGTATGTTGTATGTAATTAACTGTTTAATTTTTTACCTTTGCTattaaatctatatataaatataaaacaattgtGTAACTgtagtaatatttttattaattttctacttTAATCTCAAAAATTCAGAACCCATTTCAATCTATCCACTCTCATAAGGCAAGTCAGAAATCTAGTAATTAACTTAAATTTGTTgacaagaaaataattaatctatTTATACAGTTGGGGCGCTTGCATCATTCctaaaaacttaatattatatattaaaaatgaaaatgacctattgatatatgtgtggtctaactattttaatataattattaaagttttttattaatcatttaaaataaatactatacaaataaaaacacatatataattaaaacacacaaaaatataaaacaaaaaatatatcaattttaagGGCGAATGAGAATGTAGGCTTACTGTTTAAATCTCACTAATATGACGTGGCAGTGTCCCGCAAGATGATAGTAGTATTGTAGAGCTCAACATAAATATCTGACGCCTACCGCAGCAGATCGAAGCTCTTATACCGCTTCGCTTTCGATCCCACCAGTTTCTGAAGAACTCAGACtcttaaaaaaacatttagatcCCGAGATCTGAGTGACGGAGTCATTTCGAAGGTAGATCAGCATAGCAATGGCGCAACCCTACGTGAAGAAAGACGATGATCACGACGATGAGTGTATGTTCTCCCGCTTTTCTTTGTTCtcataaaattttggattctcTAGGGCGTGTTAGATCAGATGTTAAGCTTCTAGATCTGTGCCGATTCGTTATTATTATTCGATTCGACAGTCTGTGTATTGTAGATTCGGTTTGTGTAGATCTCTACAATTTCAAGTTTGTGTTAGTGATGATTATAACAGACATTTGATCCGTTGTGAATCGGTCAATTTTGTGTGTTGTTTTGGGGGGATCAGTGGAGTATTCTCCATTCATGGGAATAGAGAAGGGAGCTGTTCTTCAAGAAGCTAGAGTGTTCAATGACGCTCAGGTTGATCCCAGAAGATGCTCCCAGGTTATCACCAAGCTTCTT contains these protein-coding regions:
- the LOC108839734 gene encoding proline-rich receptor-like protein kinase PERK5, whose protein sequence is MADAPVDSPPAPETPNAGTGSPSNDTSPPAPPVSSPPSPDSAPPPANNSSASTPPPAPPSQEASPPPSPPPSPPAPVNPPPKTPENPSPPSPEGKTPVTPPAPPQAPANQSPPLQRPSPPSPIANDDRNRTNGGSNSGNNRDGSPPSPPFPPSGNRNSSEGDSLSPPRSISPPRSSGGSDSPSSSSTPGEDHQQANVGLIIGVLVGAGLLLLLLVLICICCKKKKKKRDPQVNHMHYYNNSPYGAPNGNGGYYNNGTPQDHVVNMAGGGNWGPQQPVSGPHSDSSNFTGPTPSPPQAATLGHNQSTFTYDELSTATEGFAQSNLLGQGGFGYVHKGVLPGGKEVAVKSLKSGSGQGEREFQAEVEIISRVHHRHLVSLVGYCISGGQRLLVYEFLPNNTLEFHLYGKGRPVLDWSIRVKIALGSARGLAYLHEDCHPKIIHRDIKAANILLDFSFETKVADFGLAKLSQDNYTHVSTRVMGTFGYLAPEYASSGKLSDKSDVFSFGVMLLELITGRPPVDLTGEMEDSLVDWARPLCMKAAQDGDYSQLADPRLESNYNQQEMVQMASCAAAAIRHSARRRPKMSQIVRALEGDMSIEDLNDGGRPGQSTYLSPGGMTSEYDASSYSADMKKIRKLALETKEYQSSEYGATSEYGLHPSASSSEEMHTGSMRRNPQL
- the LOC108839733 gene encoding SWI/SNF complex subunit SWI3D; this translates as MEEKRRDAGTLASAGSSGDSPASEPTPRRRVKRKANALGTSSNSSSTSSKRMLTREKAMLASFSSPVHNGPLTRARQAPSNMPSAAEAKSELVNPAADGGEKPKEEEERNKAIREWEALEAKIESDFEAVRSRGSNVHVVPNHCGWFSWETIHPVEERSLPSFFNGKLESRSPEVYREIRDWIMRKFHSDPNAQIEAKDLTEVEVGDSEAKQEVMEFLDYWGLINFHPFPDASDASGVDDDKESLLNSLYRFQVDEATARPAFVSKPPRLTAQATPSGLFPDPMAAAAADDSLKQEGPAVEYHCNSCSADCSLKRYHCPKQADFDLCTECFDSGKFSSDMSSSDFILLEPAKDPGVGSGKWTDQETLLLLEGIEIFKENWSEIAEHVATKTKAQCMLHFLQMPIEDAFLDQTDQKDPSAKDTTDVAVSKDEKSVLKDAPEEKEKENANPVVEVETVKEAPEKEDVNEGKVVPQESSKPGDASEETNEVEPDKKTPEVETVVDERCKDEADENIALKALTEAFEDVGYPITPEAPLSFADLGNPVMGLAAFLVRLAGSDVATASARASVKSLNSNSGLLLATRHCFVLEDPPENNKDLTESKSVDAVGNDNNAHTDEQQKEKSQKAEDVSSNSDTDPGKASQDSVSEEKQPGSEGQKVSSNAAATKNAVKPPDIISTLQDKGSGKKLKKPLKDGDKLSSKNKAASQATVSKAAADVSQPEASKDVEMKEASQSEKDPQDMVKTAGEEAEQAKEGAKDVRSMPDTSVAEKAIGSASVPENGTAGENPNKEGSKEKDVCKGTKDEHNTDKLKRAAISALSAAAVKAKHLAKLEEDQIRQLSGSLIEKQLHKLEAKLSIFNDAESVTARVREQLERSRQRLYHERAQIIAARLGAPPSVSSKASLPANRIAANFANVAQRPPIGMTFPRPPMPRPPGPGT